A genomic region of Salvelinus alpinus chromosome 12, SLU_Salpinus.1, whole genome shotgun sequence contains the following coding sequences:
- the manf gene encoding mesencephalic astrocyte-derived neurotrophic factor — MLCLSSLSVALAALALVPSSSNALKDGECEVCVSFLSRFYQSLQDNHVKFTSADIENELVKTCKDVKGKENRFCYYIGGTNDAATKILNEISKPLSYHTPVDKICEKLKKKDSQICELKYDKQVDLSTVDLKKLKVKDLKKILEEWGESCKGCAEKSDFIRKINELMPKYAPNAAQARTDL; from the exons ATGTTGTGTTTGAGTAGTTTGTCGGTCGCCCTTGCGGCGCTAGCTTTGGTACCGAGTAGTAGCAACGCTTTGAAAGATGGGGAGTGTGAAG tgtgtgtgagcTTCCTGAGTCGGTTCTACCAGTCATTACAAGACAACCATGTTAAATTCACCAGCGCGGACATCGAGAACGAACTCGTCAAAACCTGCAAAGATGTCAAGGGCAAGGAAAACCGCTTT TGTTACTACATTGGTGGAAcaaatgatgcagccaccaaaATCCTCAACGAGATCTCCAAGCCCCTGAGCTATCACACACCAGTGGACAAGATCTGTGAGAAACTAAAGAAGAAGGACAGTCAGATCTGTGAACTGAAatacg ACAAACAGGTGGATCTGAGCACAGTGGACCTGAAGAAGCTGAAGGTAAAGGACTTAAAGAAGATCCTGGAGGAGTGGGGAGAGTCGTGTAAAGGCTGCGCGGAAAAGTCTGACTTCATCCGCAAGATCAATGAACTCATGCCCAAGTATGCCCCCAACGCAGCCCAAGCAAGGACTGATCTGTAA
- the rbm15b gene encoding putative RNA-binding protein 15B, whose translation MKRQAGRDSSPSRALAKRIRERERERDGPRREDLPPPPLALLLAESRRQHARSRSREREKTRLREERGAAVDPLHHRQQHHDIGLIGRPALRTTAALPKGKAATELLSLRGGAGGTLEYKSLLISNLGSVLSDEHVEDGLFHEFKKFGDVSVKLSHTPELGRVAYVNFRHPEDAKEARHAKTRLVLYDRPLKVEPMYVRRRSCTPPDVSYIPIHGTSYPPYRQRSLSPGAGVSSIRDIRPLRHYPVEGLGLSRERERILDYYGMLDERGRPYGLPVPEHEDIKPEDDARACRNLFIGNLDHNVTEGELRRGFDKYGIIEEVVIKRPARGQGGAYAFLKFQNLDMAHRAKIAMQGRVIGGNPVKIGYGKANPTTRLWVGGLGPSNSLAALAREFDRFGSIRNIDYVKGDNFAYIQYESLDASQAACAQMRGFPLGGPERRLRVDFAKAEEPLPRSYPAGYQPPVPLPAHLDLLPEGYGGRHRDCSLERELRARDRSPPSHALFTQRERERALLDRDRGDREFISPTKSLERRGGEAFGGARVGRGDRAARSRSRERWLKERDAARAGGERRRRRSLSLDMPSQEKERGRSKVRGGGPASPEDSPDRARVRAPDSTTEPRGQSPDSSRHSNEDRGGGLKTGGDREKERDRDRNHRNASDNNHTLSDTPNKDPKTLSTLSEYAATLTKAWHGHFALKNSCFPTNMHLLEGGSGFFHSVMKDHQAKGKLTQLKIAQRLRMDQTRLDEVTRRIKQGGSEGYAVLLALQGPIDREAPPPEPGLQIRLLRHLVTYLRNKEAAGVISLPVGGAKEGGKGGMLYAFPPCDFSQQFLQTPRRTLENLDEEHLVVVIVNDSA comes from the coding sequence ATGAAACGACAGGCCGGGAGGGACTCCAGTCCTAGTCGGGCTTTAGCGAAACGAATACGGGAAAGAGAGCGGGAACGAGACGGGCCACGGAGAGAGGACCTACCGCCCCCGCCTCTTGCCTTGCTGCTCGCTGAAAGCCGAAGGCAACATGCTCGGAGCAGGAGTAGGGAACGAGAAAAGACGCGGCTTCGGGAGGAGCGCGGGGCCGCTGTAGACCCACTTCACCACCGACAACAACACCACGACATCGGGCTGATCGGCCGCCCCGCTCTCCGGACTACAGCCGCCCTGCCTAAAGGCAAAGCGGCGACCGAGCTACTGAGCCTCCGGGGGGGAGCGGGGGGGACTCTGGAATACAAATCGTTGCTCATTAGCAATCTAGGCTCGGTGCTTTCTGACGAACATGTTGAAGACGGACTGTTCCACGAGTTTAAAAAGTTCGGGGACGTTAGTGTGAAACTATCTCACACACCAGAGCTGGGCCGTGTTGCGTACGTGAATTTCCGTCACCCAGAAGACGCTAAAGAGGCCAGGCATGCCAAGACCAGGTTAGTGCTGTATGATCGCCCCCTTAAAGTAGAGCCCATGTACGTCCGTCGTCGCAGCTGCACGCCGCCGGATGTGAGCTACATTCCCATTCATGGCACCTCATATCCCCCTTATAGACAGAGGTCCCTCTCCCCAGGGGCAGGAGTTAGCAGTATCAGAGACATCCGACCACTGAGACACTACCCTGTAGAGGGGTTGGGActtagcagagagagggagaggatctTAGATTACTACGGGATGCTGGATGAGAGGGGGCGGCCATACGGGCTGCCAGTACCCGAGCACGAAGACATAAAGCCAGAGGACGACGCGCGGGCGTGCAGGAACCTGTTCATTGGCAACCTGGATCACAACGTCACTGAGGGCGAGCTGAGGAGAGGCTTCGACAAGTACGGCATCATTGAGGAAGTTGTGATTAAACGACCGGCGCGCGGTCAAGGGGGAGCCTACGCTTTCCTCAAGTTCCAGAATTTAGACATGGCTCACCGGGCCAAGATAGCCATGCAGGGCCGCGTGATTGGTGGGAACCCGGTGAAGATTGGCTATGGTAAAGCCAACCCCACCACGAGACTCTGGGTAGGTGGCCTCGGCCCTAGCAACTCCCTAGCAGCTCTAGCCCGTGAGTTTGACCGCTTCGGCAGCATCCGAAACATAGACTATGTGAAAGGGGACAATTTTGCCTATATTCAGTATGAAAGCTTGGACGCCTCACAGGCCGCCTGTGCCCAGATGAGAGGTTTCCCCCTGGGAGGCCCAGAGCGGAGGCTGAGGGTGGACTTTGCCAAGGCGGAGGAGCCCCTGCCTCGTAGCTACCCAGCAGGGTACCAGCCCCCTGTGCCCCTGCCTGCCCACCTGGACTTGCTGCCAGAGGGTTACGGCGGGAGGCACCGCGACTGCAGCCTGGAGAGAGAGCTCCGTGCCAGGGACCGCTCGCCCCCCTCCCACGCCCTGTTCAcccagcgggagagagagagggctctgctggacagggacaggggagacagagagttcaTCAGCCCAACCAAGAGCCTGGAGCGTAGGGGGGGTGAAGCATTTGGGGGTGCCCGTGTAGGGCGGGGGGACCGAGCAGCCCGGAGCCGCAGCCGAGAGCGCTGGCTGAAGGAGAGGGACGCTGCGCGGGCTGGGGGGGAGAGACGGAGACGACGCAGTCTCTCCCTAGACATGCCCTctcaggagaaggagagaggcaggtCCAAGGTGAGGGGAGGAGGACCAGCCTCTCCAGAGGACAGCCCAGACAGAGCCAGGGTCAGAGCCCCAGACTCCACCACCGAGCCCAGGGGACAGAGCCCTGACAGCAGCCGCCACTCCAACGAGGACCGGGGTGGGGGTCTGAAGACCGGCGGAGACAGGGAAAAGGAACGCGACCGTGACCGCAACCACAGAAATGCGAGCGACAACAACCACACCTTGTCTGACACGCCTAATAAAGACCCTAAGACACTCAGCACGCTGTCGGAGTATGCTGCCACCCTCACCAAAGCCTGGCACGGTCACTTTGCCCTGAAGAACTCCTGCTTCCCTACTAACATGCACCTGCTGGAGGGAGGCTCCGGGTTCTTCCACTCTGTCATGAAGGACCACCAGGCCAAGGGGAAACTGACCCAGCTGAAGATCGCCCAGCGACTAAGGATGGACCAGACCAGGCTGGACGAGGTCACCAGGAGGATCAAGCAGGGTGGGTCCGAGGGCTACGCTGTTCTTCTGGCCCTCCAGGGCCCCATCGACCGCGAGGCCCCTCCACCTGAACCAGGCCTACAGATCAGACTCCTCCGTCACCTGGTCACCTACCTGAGGAACAAGGAGGCTGCAGGAGTGATCAGTCTACCTGTAGGCGGGGCTAAGGAGGGGGGGAAGGGAGGCATGCTGTACGCCTTCCCCCCCTGTGACTTCTCCCAGCAGTTCCTCCAGACCCCTCGCAGAACTTTGGAGAATTTGGATGAAGAGCACCTGGTGGTTGTGATTGTCAATGACTCTGCCTAA